In Spirochaetota bacterium, a genomic segment contains:
- a CDS encoding P-II family nitrogen regulator, producing the protein MKLIIAIIRPEKLADVKKELNEASINLMTVINSIGSGRQKGYPETYRGVKHEIRLLKKIELQIAVNDDYVEPTIKAITRGAKTGNIGDGKIFVIPIEECVRIRTGERGSRAIG; encoded by the coding sequence ATGAAGTTAATTATCGCAATCATCCGTCCTGAAAAACTAGCGGATGTTAAAAAGGAATTAAATGAAGCCAGCATTAACTTAATGACAGTAATCAACTCAATTGGGTCTGGTAGGCAGAAAGGCTACCCCGAAACCTACCGTGGCGTAAAACATGAGATACGCCTTTTGAAAAAGATTGAGCTTCAGATTGCTGTCAATGACGACTACGTTGAACCAACAATAAAAGCTATAACCCGTGGAGCTAAAACCGGCAACATAGGTGATGGGAAAATCTTTGTCATTCCTATTGAGGAATGTGTTCGTATACGCACCGGTGAACGTGGTTCACGGGCTATAGGTTAA
- the mraZ gene encoding division/cell wall cluster transcriptional repressor MraZ, whose product MFMGEYRPTLDEKCRVAIPSKLRKAFGEDNIIHKLIITHGFDKCVMAFREVDWREFVETKLVPLSQADPMNRMRIRFLLGGATECELDKQGRILIPNYLLEYAQIEKEVVILGLYNRIEIWSAEIYKQYKPDGDALNQFAHDLGF is encoded by the coding sequence ATGTTTATGGGCGAATATCGCCCAACGCTTGACGAAAAATGCCGTGTGGCAATTCCTAGCAAACTGCGTAAAGCGTTTGGCGAAGACAACATTATACACAAATTAATCATAACGCATGGTTTTGATAAATGCGTTATGGCCTTCAGAGAAGTTGACTGGAGGGAATTTGTGGAAACAAAGCTTGTACCCCTTTCACAGGCTGACCCCATGAACAGGATGCGAATCAGGTTTTTGCTAGGTGGTGCAACCGAATGTGAGCTTGATAAACAGGGTAGGATTTTGATTCCCAATTATTTGCTTGAATATGCACAGATTGAAAAGGAAGTGGTAATTTTGGGTTTATATAATCGCATTGAAATCTGGAGTGCAGAAATTTACAAGCAATATAAACCTGATGGCGATGCATTAAACCAGTTTGCACATGACCTTGGATTTTAA
- the rsmH gene encoding 16S rRNA (cytosine(1402)-N(4))-methyltransferase RsmH, whose amino-acid sequence MEETHYYHTPVMPQEVMDFLADIDGIERSVVVDCTVGEGGHSELILKQWDTITLYGFERDREVMAIAQKRLLPYGRAVLINDNFKNIWLHCKGMENSIAAFLYDFGISSFHFDGSNRGFAFSKQEKLDMRLDDSITLTAYDVVNNFSENELTDIFIKFGQERWARRIARRIINVRSEKTIETTEELAHIVVQAIPKQYRVKNIHPATRVFQALRIFINDELTAINDSLQHALEFLKPGGRIIAISFHSLEDRIVKDRFRRWAKGCTCNNDGLLCQCGSKPLVTVLTKKPLQPKESEITQNPRSRSAKLRVCQKV is encoded by the coding sequence ATGGAAGAAACACACTACTATCACACTCCTGTTATGCCACAGGAAGTAATGGATTTTTTGGCTGATATTGATGGCATAGAAAGGTCAGTTGTGGTGGATTGTACAGTGGGAGAGGGTGGTCATTCAGAGTTAATACTGAAACAATGGGACACAATTACGTTATACGGTTTTGAACGCGACAGGGAAGTTATGGCGATAGCTCAAAAGAGGCTTTTACCGTATGGGAGGGCAGTATTGATTAATGACAATTTTAAAAATATCTGGCTTCACTGCAAGGGTATGGAGAATTCTATAGCTGCATTTTTATATGACTTTGGGATTTCTTCTTTTCATTTTGATGGAAGCAACCGGGGTTTTGCATTCAGTAAGCAAGAAAAACTTGATATGCGCTTGGATGATTCTATAACGCTCACTGCCTATGATGTTGTTAATAATTTTAGTGAAAACGAGTTAACAGATATTTTCATCAAATTTGGTCAAGAGCGCTGGGCTCGCCGTATAGCACGCAGGATTATTAATGTGCGCAGTGAAAAAACAATTGAAACAACTGAAGAGCTTGCACACATTGTTGTGCAGGCTATACCCAAACAGTATAGGGTTAAAAACATACATCCGGCAACAAGAGTTTTTCAGGCACTCAGGATATTTATCAATGATGAATTGACAGCAATAAATGATTCCTTGCAGCATGCGCTTGAGTTTTTAAAACCAGGTGGTAGGATCATTGCTATATCTTTTCATTCGCTAGAAGATCGCATTGTAAAGGACAGGTTCAGGCGTTGGGCAAAGGGGTGCACCTGTAACAATGATGGGCTTTTATGTCAGTGTGGTAGTAAACCTCTTGTTACTGTGTTGACAAAAAAGCCACTACAGCCTAAAGAGTCCGAAATTACACAGAACCCACGTTCGCGCAGTGCTAAATTGAGAGTGTGTCAGAAGGTATAG
- a CDS encoding UDP-N-acetylmuramoyl-L-alanyl-D-glutamate--2,6-diaminopimelate ligase yields the protein MDIRTYNSFDLYTLLNDTDVTIIKGDEDIRISAIEYDSRKVEKESLFVAIEGMETDGHKFIKDAVENKASCIVLHENRLDEFSFLLEQKELAVATAKDTRRALSQISAKFYGEPSLKAVVIGVTGTNGKTTTTYMLESILSSAGFTCGVIGTINYRWKDKIINASHTTPESKDLQDIMATMVLDGVDCIIMEVSSHALSLLRVDDIHFDCCIFTNLTRDHLDYHITLHDYFMAKVRLFDILNKSLKQKKAAFINADDNYGKQILQWRQRYGYPLFSFGVSSNADYHCSESSIQISIKGTQFSTDMPFAKQFTMRLAGRFNVYNALGAIGVADFLNVPLGKIVTGLSVLSNVPGRFDTLLSPEGFAVVVDYAHTNDALEKLLLSVRSLKPERIITVFGCGGNRDKTKRPLMGKVSEDYSDWVIVTSDNPRKENPEAIIRDITAGMKSNRYQIIVNREEAIKQAIYMASKDDIVVIAGKGHEDYQIIGTKKYHFDDKEIARKYIHERLAQ from the coding sequence ATGGATATCAGAACATATAATTCTTTTGATTTATACACATTGTTAAATGACACTGATGTCACCATTATAAAGGGTGATGAGGATATACGTATCAGTGCCATTGAATATGACTCACGAAAAGTTGAGAAAGAAAGCCTGTTTGTTGCCATTGAAGGTATGGAAACGGATGGTCATAAATTCATTAAGGATGCAGTTGAAAATAAAGCATCATGTATCGTATTACATGAAAATCGCCTTGATGAGTTTAGCTTTTTGCTTGAACAAAAAGAACTTGCTGTAGCAACTGCAAAAGATACCCGTAGAGCCTTATCGCAAATTTCGGCAAAGTTTTACGGAGAACCATCGCTGAAAGCAGTTGTTATTGGCGTTACAGGTACCAACGGCAAAACTACCACTACCTATATGCTGGAGTCAATTCTCTCCAGTGCAGGGTTTACATGTGGCGTCATAGGTACCATTAACTATCGCTGGAAAGACAAAATTATCAATGCTTCGCATACAACACCTGAATCAAAAGATTTACAGGATATCATGGCAACAATGGTTTTAGATGGTGTGGATTGCATAATAATGGAAGTCTCTTCCCATGCGCTATCGCTTTTGCGTGTAGATGATATCCATTTTGATTGCTGTATATTTACCAATCTTACGCGAGACCATCTGGATTATCATATTACGTTGCACGATTACTTTATGGCAAAGGTTCGTTTATTTGATATTTTGAATAAAAGCCTCAAGCAGAAAAAAGCAGCATTTATTAATGCTGATGATAATTATGGCAAACAGATATTACAATGGCGCCAGCGCTATGGCTATCCGCTTTTTTCGTTTGGAGTAAGCAGTAATGCTGATTATCACTGTAGTGAATCCTCAATACAGATATCCATAAAGGGCACTCAGTTTTCTACTGATATGCCATTTGCCAAACAATTCACCATGCGCCTGGCTGGCAGATTCAATGTATATAATGCTCTGGGAGCTATAGGAGTGGCAGATTTTTTAAATGTACCTTTAGGAAAGATAGTGACAGGCCTGTCAGTCCTTTCAAATGTTCCCGGCAGATTTGACACATTGCTGTCGCCTGAAGGTTTTGCAGTGGTTGTGGATTATGCCCATACCAATGACGCACTTGAAAAATTGTTGCTTTCAGTACGTTCGTTAAAACCTGAGCGTATAATAACTGTATTTGGGTGCGGTGGTAACCGGGATAAAACAAAGCGCCCACTGATGGGCAAGGTAAGTGAGGACTATTCGGACTGGGTGATTGTTACCAGTGATAATCCCAGAAAAGAAAACCCTGAGGCAATCATACGTGATATTACCGCAGGGATGAAGTCAAACCGCTATCAGATAATTGTGAACAGGGAGGAGGCAATCAAACAGGCAATATATATGGCATCAAAAGATGATATTGTGGTCATTGCTGGCAAAGGTCATGAAGATTATCAGATCATTGGTACCAAGAAGTATCACTTTGATGATAAAGAAATTGCCCGCAAATACATTCATGAGAGGCTTGCACAGTGA
- the murF gene encoding UDP-N-acetylmuramoyl-tripeptide--D-alanyl-D-alanine ligase: MIVRFETTSQTIAEAIHAVHHGSDKPVQYITTDSRLVDDNSLFVPIVGHKFDGHEFIDDVCKTGRCSAYLTHRADIVEKATQYNVSAIYCNDTLQAYAAIARWHRKKFNIPVIGITGTNGKTTTKEMIAHVLAAHGNCLKTQKNYNNEIGVPFTILHLDTTHMHAVIEMGMNHSGEISRLSHIAMPTIAVITNIGEGHLEFLGSTENVAHAKSEIMDGMSQGSICILNNDTKHTDIVKKKARDKNIKIVTYGLTGDVCPSSYSLFCDRTTVEYDGIEITVPAYGLHNVYAAIATIAVARVMGIPLDSVKEALHSFKPVTMRSDIKKGRCIIIDDCYNANPLSMEYAFKSAAMVFSDKRKIAVLSDMKELGSLSKDLHFSVGTKLHDHGFERLFVYGSDAQYIAQGAIAGGLKTSQVSVFNTKEELIAFLLTFVKEDDVVLVKGSRSMKMEEVVNALEQ; encoded by the coding sequence GTGATTGTACGGTTTGAAACAACTTCACAGACCATTGCAGAGGCCATACATGCAGTGCATCATGGCAGTGACAAGCCTGTGCAGTATATTACCACCGATTCGCGCCTTGTAGATGACAATAGCCTGTTTGTGCCAATAGTAGGTCACAAATTTGATGGCCATGAGTTTATTGATGATGTGTGTAAAACTGGCAGATGTTCTGCATATCTTACACATAGGGCAGATATAGTAGAAAAGGCCACACAGTATAATGTAAGCGCAATCTATTGCAACGATACATTGCAGGCGTATGCAGCAATAGCTAGGTGGCACCGCAAAAAATTTAATATACCAGTAATAGGTATTACCGGTACCAACGGCAAAACAACCACAAAAGAAATGATTGCCCATGTACTAGCCGCTCATGGTAATTGCCTTAAGACCCAAAAGAATTATAACAATGAAATTGGTGTGCCATTTACAATTTTACATTTAGATACTACGCACATGCATGCAGTCATTGAAATGGGGATGAATCACTCTGGTGAGATATCACGTCTTTCACATATAGCAATGCCCACAATAGCTGTAATTACCAATATTGGCGAGGGGCATCTGGAGTTTTTAGGTTCAACCGAAAATGTGGCTCATGCAAAATCAGAGATTATGGATGGGATGTCACAGGGTAGTATATGCATCCTTAACAATGACACAAAGCACACTGATATTGTAAAGAAGAAAGCGCGTGATAAAAATATTAAAATTGTAACATATGGTCTTACAGGTGATGTGTGCCCATCATCGTACTCATTATTCTGTGACAGAACCACAGTGGAGTATGATGGAATTGAAATTACCGTTCCTGCGTATGGTTTGCACAATGTATATGCGGCGATAGCTACCATTGCTGTTGCCCGGGTAATGGGCATACCACTTGATTCAGTAAAGGAAGCATTGCACAGTTTCAAGCCAGTGACGATGCGAAGTGACATTAAGAAAGGCCGCTGCATCATCATCGATGATTGCTATAATGCAAATCCACTGTCGATGGAGTATGCATTCAAAAGTGCTGCAATGGTATTTTCAGATAAAAGAAAGATTGCAGTGTTATCGGATATGAAAGAACTTGGGAGCCTTTCTAAGGATTTGCATTTTTCTGTTGGGACAAAATTACACGATCATGGCTTTGAGCGTCTATTTGTGTATGGGTCTGATGCACAGTATATTGCCCAAGGTGCAATTGCCGGTGGATTGAAAACTTCACAGGTGAGCGTGTTTAATACCAAAGAGGAACTGATTGCTTTTTTACTTACCTTTGTGAAGGAAGATGATGTGGTGCTTGTCAAAGGTTCCCGTTCAATGAAAATGGAAGAGGTAGTGAACGCATTAGAACAGTGA
- the mraY gene encoding phospho-N-acetylmuramoyl-pentapeptide-transferase yields the protein MFYHFILPLQEYLSFLRLFQYITFRSAYAALTSLLIVLLFGGVVIRWLTQLRFKEEIRTLGPQSHHKKAGTPTMGGVLILGAVLISVLLWGNFNNLYVILLIVITILLGVLGFIDDYIKSILKKKDGIPARVKFLLQCVSALVVALCIYFFPSNAKEATTLYVPFINKAVVDMSWVWIIFAMLVIVGSSNAVNLTDGLDGLAIGTVTIVVGVLAVMAYLTGHQPIAQYLRIPYIPQAAELTVFLAALGGAGLGFLWFNSNPASVFMGDTGSLALGGIIGTVAIMIKKEIFLVIVGGIFVIEALSVMIQVVWYKLRKKRVFKMAPIHHHFELSGWPEQKVVVRMWIIGIILAILGLSSLKIL from the coding sequence ATGTTTTATCACTTTATTTTGCCTTTACAGGAATATCTGTCGTTTTTGCGATTGTTTCAATATATTACATTTCGTTCGGCGTATGCTGCATTGACGTCACTTTTGATAGTGTTGCTATTTGGCGGAGTGGTTATACGGTGGCTTACTCAGCTTCGCTTTAAAGAAGAAATCCGTACGCTGGGTCCACAGTCACATCACAAAAAGGCGGGAACTCCCACAATGGGTGGTGTACTAATTCTTGGTGCAGTACTAATTTCAGTGCTATTGTGGGGTAATTTTAATAACCTGTATGTCATTTTGTTAATAGTTATCACAATTCTTTTGGGTGTTCTGGGATTTATAGATGATTATATCAAATCAATACTGAAGAAAAAAGACGGTATTCCTGCGCGAGTTAAATTTTTACTGCAGTGTGTAAGTGCGCTTGTTGTTGCACTGTGTATATATTTTTTCCCATCTAATGCAAAAGAAGCTACCACGCTGTATGTCCCCTTTATTAATAAAGCAGTAGTTGATATGTCGTGGGTGTGGATAATATTTGCCATGCTTGTTATAGTGGGTAGCTCCAATGCTGTTAATCTGACTGATGGTCTTGATGGGCTTGCAATTGGAACTGTGACTATAGTTGTTGGTGTTCTTGCAGTGATGGCATATCTTACCGGACATCAACCCATTGCACAGTATTTGCGTATTCCCTATATTCCTCAGGCAGCTGAATTGACCGTATTTCTGGCTGCACTGGGTGGTGCAGGTCTTGGGTTTTTATGGTTTAACTCAAATCCCGCATCAGTGTTTATGGGTGATACCGGTTCGTTAGCGTTGGGTGGCATTATTGGTACTGTGGCCATAATGATTAAAAAAGAAATATTCCTGGTTATAGTTGGGGGCATTTTTGTTATTGAAGCGCTATCGGTTATGATTCAGGTTGTCTGGTACAAATTAAGAAAAAAGCGTGTATTTAAAATGGCGCCCATTCACCACCATTTTGAGCTATCAGGGTGGCCTGAGCAAAAGGTGGTGGTGCGCATGTGGATCATTGGCATTATACTGGCAATATTGGGTTTGAGTTCACTGAAGATTTTGTAA
- the murD gene encoding UDP-N-acetylmuramoyl-L-alanine--D-glutamate ligase has protein sequence MEQKKHILVVGLGYRTGLASANFLYNKGFAVTVCDIKSRDELMPIIQKLNPGITVIAGNQDKAILDAGFDEIVISPGVPQSIPLIQEAKAKGIPVISEIELAYRYGKSYIVGITGTDGKSTTTMLTAHCLKATGFDAHPCGNIGIPYVSIVDELAQGSVAVIELSSFQLETIHTFKPDVAIFTNLTPDHLDRYDSLEDYFNAKMNISKNQGSSDYFIVNSDDEFVITHLPPLQATQYSFSLQKEAECYYRDGAIYCTLNGKHQLIAKAEKFKILGLHNVQNAMAAILATLSIAKKANKEINLTQLEQALYSFEGLPHRVQMVGVFQGRSFINDSKATTVGAVIMALKSIPANVILILGGRAKGDDYSRLKNFFKGKVKALILIGETKDEFAKLFYDIPHIKAHTMEDAVIKAMGVSTQGDTILLSPACASFDMYKNYEERGNDFIDIFRRLSRGQLRWM, from the coding sequence GTGGAGCAGAAAAAACATATACTTGTAGTTGGATTGGGGTACAGAACAGGACTTGCGTCAGCTAATTTTTTATACAATAAAGGGTTTGCTGTTACAGTGTGTGATATAAAATCACGTGATGAGCTTATGCCCATTATACAAAAATTAAATCCCGGTATAACTGTGATAGCGGGCAATCAGGATAAAGCTATTCTTGATGCAGGATTTGACGAAATTGTTATAAGCCCTGGAGTTCCGCAGAGCATCCCATTAATTCAAGAAGCTAAAGCAAAAGGCATCCCGGTAATATCCGAAATTGAGCTGGCATACCGATATGGTAAATCGTATATCGTTGGCATCACTGGAACTGATGGTAAATCAACCACTACTATGCTCACTGCACACTGTTTGAAAGCAACTGGATTTGATGCACACCCTTGCGGCAACATTGGGATTCCCTACGTGTCAATAGTTGATGAATTAGCACAGGGTTCTGTTGCTGTGATTGAGCTTTCATCGTTCCAGCTTGAAACTATTCATACTTTTAAACCTGATGTTGCAATCTTCACTAACCTAACACCTGATCATCTTGACCGCTATGATTCACTTGAGGATTATTTCAATGCAAAGATGAACATTTCAAAAAATCAGGGGAGCAGCGATTATTTTATTGTAAACAGTGACGATGAATTTGTAATTACCCATCTGCCCCCATTGCAAGCAACTCAATATTCATTTTCGCTTCAAAAAGAGGCTGAGTGCTATTATAGGGATGGTGCAATTTATTGCACGCTGAATGGCAAACATCAATTGATAGCAAAAGCCGAAAAATTTAAAATATTGGGATTGCACAATGTTCAGAATGCAATGGCAGCAATACTGGCAACGCTTTCCATTGCAAAAAAGGCAAATAAAGAAATTAACCTTACTCAGCTTGAACAAGCGCTGTATAGTTTTGAGGGATTACCGCATAGAGTTCAAATGGTAGGAGTTTTTCAGGGCAGGTCATTTATAAATGATTCAAAGGCAACAACTGTGGGTGCCGTTATCATGGCGTTGAAGAGCATTCCGGCAAATGTGATTCTTATACTTGGAGGAAGAGCAAAAGGGGATGATTATTCAAGGCTTAAAAACTTTTTTAAGGGGAAAGTCAAAGCTTTAATACTTATTGGTGAAACCAAAGATGAGTTTGCAAAACTTTTTTATGATATACCGCATATCAAAGCGCATACCATGGAAGATGCAGTAATCAAGGCTATGGGGGTGAGCACACAGGGTGATACAATTCTGCTTTCACCGGCTTGTGCTTCATTTGACATGTATAAAAATTATGAAGAACGGGGGAATGATTTTATTGATATTTTCAGAAGGCTTTCACGGGGGCAATTGCGGTGGATGTAA
- the ftsW gene encoding putative lipid II flippase FtsW, giving the protein MDVKAVIDTRRKAEPEMGLFIVAFILIGIGIAMTYSASALFAERTFGDSLYFLKRQLLWSCIGFIVMMVVQQIDYRIYQRYTKIMLIFTLVALVLVLIPGLGIAVKGSSRWLGYGMLRFQPSELVKLFIVIYFAKVFSYEHQRDINVLQLLLPLLIVGIFFLLILLQPDFGTAMDVAIISVVLLFVSGFPLVYMIGLAVLSVPMFYLLIYQVEYRRQRIMAFLDPWSDRFGKGYHIIQSFIAFKLGGFLGTGLGSGTQKIKRLPEPHTDFIFAVIAEETGLVGTFSVVILYLLFFYFGVKIALRAPDEYGRLLAMGLTLLVTVQAFLNISVVIGVLPTTGIPLPFISYGGSSLLVTMIGTGILLNISKYREVVPQELKHSGEVWV; this is encoded by the coding sequence GTGGATGTAAAGGCAGTCATTGATACACGCAGGAAAGCCGAGCCAGAAATGGGGCTTTTCATAGTAGCGTTTATACTTATTGGTATTGGTATTGCAATGACTTACAGTGCAAGTGCTCTTTTTGCAGAGAGGACTTTTGGTGATTCTTTGTATTTTTTAAAGCGACAGTTACTTTGGAGCTGTATTGGTTTTATAGTAATGATGGTTGTACAGCAGATTGATTACAGGATCTATCAGCGCTACACAAAGATAATGCTTATCTTTACCCTTGTTGCACTGGTGCTGGTGCTTATACCGGGGCTGGGTATTGCTGTTAAAGGCTCATCACGATGGTTGGGATATGGAATGTTAAGATTCCAGCCGTCAGAGCTGGTGAAATTATTCATAGTAATATATTTTGCAAAAGTTTTTTCGTATGAACATCAGAGGGATATCAATGTATTGCAACTTCTGTTGCCACTACTTATTGTTGGTATTTTCTTTTTATTGATTTTGCTTCAGCCAGATTTTGGCACTGCAATGGATGTTGCAATCATTTCGGTGGTGCTGTTGTTTGTTTCAGGGTTTCCACTTGTATATATGATTGGGCTTGCAGTATTAAGTGTGCCCATGTTTTACCTTTTGATTTACCAGGTTGAGTATAGGCGCCAGCGTATAATGGCATTTTTAGACCCATGGTCAGACCGCTTTGGCAAAGGGTATCATATTATACAGTCTTTTATTGCATTTAAATTAGGTGGGTTTTTGGGCACTGGTCTTGGTTCGGGCACTCAGAAGATCAAGCGCCTGCCCGAGCCACATACCGATTTTATTTTTGCAGTGATTGCTGAGGAAACAGGCCTTGTGGGTACATTCAGTGTGGTCATTCTCTATTTGTTGTTTTTTTATTTTGGAGTAAAGATTGCATTGCGAGCACCGGATGAATATGGGAGACTACTTGCTATGGGATTAACGTTGCTTGTTACTGTACAGGCGTTCTTAAATATAAGCGTGGTGATTGGTGTATTACCTACCACTGGCATACCTTTACCGTTTATAAGTTATGGTGGCTCATCATTGCTGGTGACAATGATTGGTACAGGTATCCTGTTGAATATTTCAAAATACCGCGAGGTGGTTCCACAGGAGCTTAAACATAGCGGTGAGGTGTGGGTATGA
- the murG gene encoding undecaprenyldiphospho-muramoylpentapeptide beta-N-acetylglucosaminyltransferase translates to MKKTVLISGGGTGGHIMPGIALYEEFASQGYTPVLLVGNGDIKFSSLKSIENVQTYNAPTMWKNIFNLPAFTLQFVSALLWTMRFITKNNVAAVIGMGGYVSAPSLVAALFKKIPIYLCEQNVVPGMVTNMFAKKAQAIFTTFEATAEFLDIEIAHTIIHSGNPIRKHVVQQVEKEVALKRFNMMHCKKVILVIGGSQGALKLNELMFDMITQYPENFADIGIIWSTGTYSYEQFKEKLQNVKHHASIFLAPYILDVENSYAACDIAISRAGAGVMMELAAWGIPSILIPYPYAAKDHQKKNAMEFVKAGAAELVENDEATAQKVAPLLFDLLDNETLLAKMAAKAKSLARVNAAREIVNYIIKDSDLKK, encoded by the coding sequence ATGAAAAAGACGGTATTAATCAGTGGTGGAGGAACTGGTGGGCATATCATGCCGGGCATTGCTCTGTATGAGGAATTTGCATCACAGGGATATACTCCTGTATTATTGGTGGGGAATGGAGATATAAAATTTTCCTCATTGAAAAGTATAGAAAATGTGCAAACATATAATGCACCCACGATGTGGAAGAATATATTTAACCTTCCTGCATTTACTCTGCAATTTGTTTCCGCATTGCTCTGGACAATGAGGTTTATAACAAAGAACAATGTTGCTGCAGTTATAGGAATGGGCGGGTATGTTTCAGCACCATCGCTGGTAGCAGCGCTTTTTAAAAAGATCCCGATATATCTGTGTGAGCAAAATGTTGTTCCCGGGATGGTGACCAATATGTTTGCAAAAAAAGCACAGGCAATATTTACAACCTTTGAAGCTACTGCTGAATTTCTTGATATTGAAATTGCACATACAATAATTCATTCTGGCAATCCTATCCGAAAACATGTTGTGCAACAAGTAGAAAAGGAAGTAGCGTTGAAGCGTTTTAATATGATGCACTGCAAAAAAGTTATATTGGTGATAGGCGGAAGCCAGGGTGCCTTAAAACTCAATGAGCTGATGTTTGATATGATAACACAGTATCCTGAAAATTTTGCTGATATAGGTATTATCTGGAGTACAGGCACATACTCATATGAACAATTTAAAGAAAAGCTGCAGAATGTAAAGCATCACGCTTCAATTTTTCTTGCGCCATATATTCTTGATGTTGAAAATTCGTATGCTGCGTGCGATATAGCCATAAGCAGAGCCGGTGCAGGCGTAATGATGGAGCTTGCAGCCTGGGGTATTCCATCAATTTTGATTCCCTATCCCTATGCTGCAAAAGACCATCAGAAGAAAAATGCTATGGAATTTGTAAAAGCAGGAGCGGCAGAGCTTGTGGAAAATGATGAAGCGACAGCTCAAAAAGTTGCTCCTTTGCTGTTTGATTTATTGGATAATGAAACATTGCTTGCAAAGATGGCTGCAAAGGCAAAATCTCTTGCAAGGGTTAATGCTGCCCGGGAGATAGTAAACTATATTATTAAAGATAGCGATTTGAAAAAATAG